A window of the Myxocyprinus asiaticus isolate MX2 ecotype Aquarium Trade chromosome 11, UBuf_Myxa_2, whole genome shotgun sequence genome harbors these coding sequences:
- the LOC127447917 gene encoding spermine oxidase-like isoform X2, translated as MSTSTAPKSAKVVVVGSGFAGLAAAATLVKAGFQNVLVVEAKERIGGRVYTTKPFTENIIEVGANWIHGQKGNPLFQLAKEQNLLSEGPSASKIMCLPHSVTPRDYFFKEDGKQVSTTVVDPVCSHFSKLTAKAFDDALERRHRELTLGGYLDDAFGESPLAAGKDGQKVFEWCKRTECTDEACSSLYEVSASQISYYTALEGGFFNTLGPGGYQAILDVLLKDLPAGTVKCSAPVNSIQWDLVKKGKHGGQKYPVRIICENGESYEADHVIVTVSLGVLKDKATSMFKPSLPKSKLTAIENLGFGIVDKIFLYFEERFWPEDCAGVQLVWDEGPEDKNVYQSLLEGESWKKTWFKKITGFDTVARHPTALCGWITGREALYMETLQDSEVGAICVRLLRSFTGWSIPEVSKTLISRWGCDSHVSGSYTFIPHGVNGVKAHKALASPLPPKAKSRGRKHLQVLFAGEATHVNFYTTTHGAYLTGVREGQRLISHYSG; from the exons ATGAGCACTTCTACAGCACCCAAAAGTGCCAAGGTTGTAGTGGTAGGTTCAGGCTTTGCAGGTTTGGCTGCTGCGGCAACGTTGGTCAAAGCAGGATTTCAAAATGTCCTGGTTGTTGAGGCAAAGGAAAGAATTGGAGGGCGAGTCTACACCACTAAACCGTTCACTGAGAATATAATTGAAGTTGGGGCTAATTGGATTCACGGACAGAAAGGAAACCCCCTTTTCCAGCTTGCAAAAGAACAGAACCTGCTCTCGGAGGGACCATCAGCAAGCAAGATCATGTGCCTGCCCCATTCGGTAACTCCTCGAGATTACTTTTTCAAGGAAGATGGAAAGCAGGTCTCCACAACGGTTGTAGATCCAGTGTGTTCGCACTTCAGCAAGCTCACCGCCAAAGCTTTTGATGATGCTCTTGAACGCAGGCACAGAGAGCTAACTCTGGGAGGTTATCTGGATGATGCATTTGGTGAGTCACCTTTAGCAGCGGGAAAGGATGGCCAAAAAGTTTTCGAATGGTGCAAGAGAACGGAATGCACAGATGAAGCCTGCTCTTCTCTCTATGAGGTGTCTGCCTCGCAGATTAGTTATTACACTGCGTTAGAGGGAGGTTTCTTTAACACTTTGGGACCGGGTGGCTATCAGGCAATCTTAGATGTTCTCCTAAAAGATCTTCCTGCAGGAACTGTCAAGTGTAGTGCACCGGTGAACAGCATCCAGTGGGATTTGGTTAAAAAAGGGAAGCATGGAGGGCAGAAGTATCCTGTTCGGATCATCTGTGAAAATGGAGAGAGCTATGAAGCAGACCATGTGATTGTCACAGTGTCTTTGGGGGTCCTCAAAGACAAAGCAACATCCATGTTTAAGCCATCCTTACCAAAATCCAAGCTGACTGCAATTGAGAATCTCGGCTTTGGGATAGTGGACAAAATCTTCCTGTATTTCGAGGAAAGGTTTTGGCCAGAAGACTGTGCTGGGGTTCAACTTGTGTGGGATGAGGGCCCTGAAGATAAAAACGTTTATCAGTCTCTGCTAGAAGGAGAATCCTGGAAGAAGACTTGGTTCAAGAAAATCACCGGGTTTGATACGGTGGCACGTCACCCAACAGCTCTGTGTGGCTGGATCACTGGTAGAGAAGCATTATACATGGAGACGCTTCAGGACAGTGAAGTTGGAGCTATCTGTGTGAG GTTGCTAAGATCTTTCACAGGCTGGTCAATACCAGAAGTCTCAAAGACACTAATCTCCAGATGGGGTTGTGATTCCCACGTCAGTGGCTCCTATACATTTATTCCTCATGGTGTTAATGGAGTGAAAGCACACAAGGCATTGGCGTCACCTCTTCCTCCTAAAGCTAAAAGCAGAGGGAGGAAG CATCTACAGGTGTTGTTTGCTGGTGAAGCTACACATGTGAACTTCTACACCACAACCCATGGAGCTTACCTCACAGGGGTCAGAGAAGGGCAAAGACTCATAAGCCATTACTCTGGTTGA
- the LOC127447917 gene encoding spermine oxidase-like isoform X1, translated as MTSSLPEPNKAAGMSTSTAPKSAKVVVVGSGFAGLAAAATLVKAGFQNVLVVEAKERIGGRVYTTKPFTENIIEVGANWIHGQKGNPLFQLAKEQNLLSEGPSASKIMCLPHSVTPRDYFFKEDGKQVSTTVVDPVCSHFSKLTAKAFDDALERRHRELTLGGYLDDAFGESPLAAGKDGQKVFEWCKRTECTDEACSSLYEVSASQISYYTALEGGFFNTLGPGGYQAILDVLLKDLPAGTVKCSAPVNSIQWDLVKKGKHGGQKYPVRIICENGESYEADHVIVTVSLGVLKDKATSMFKPSLPKSKLTAIENLGFGIVDKIFLYFEERFWPEDCAGVQLVWDEGPEDKNVYQSLLEGESWKKTWFKKITGFDTVARHPTALCGWITGREALYMETLQDSEVGAICVRLLRSFTGWSIPEVSKTLISRWGCDSHVSGSYTFIPHGVNGVKAHKALASPLPPKAKSRGRKHLQVLFAGEATHVNFYTTTHGAYLTGVREGQRLISHYSG; from the exons ATGACGTCAAGCTTACCAG AGCCGAACAAAGCTGCAGGAATGAGCACTTCTACAGCACCCAAAAGTGCCAAGGTTGTAGTGGTAGGTTCAGGCTTTGCAGGTTTGGCTGCTGCGGCAACGTTGGTCAAAGCAGGATTTCAAAATGTCCTGGTTGTTGAGGCAAAGGAAAGAATTGGAGGGCGAGTCTACACCACTAAACCGTTCACTGAGAATATAATTGAAGTTGGGGCTAATTGGATTCACGGACAGAAAGGAAACCCCCTTTTCCAGCTTGCAAAAGAACAGAACCTGCTCTCGGAGGGACCATCAGCAAGCAAGATCATGTGCCTGCCCCATTCGGTAACTCCTCGAGATTACTTTTTCAAGGAAGATGGAAAGCAGGTCTCCACAACGGTTGTAGATCCAGTGTGTTCGCACTTCAGCAAGCTCACCGCCAAAGCTTTTGATGATGCTCTTGAACGCAGGCACAGAGAGCTAACTCTGGGAGGTTATCTGGATGATGCATTTGGTGAGTCACCTTTAGCAGCGGGAAAGGATGGCCAAAAAGTTTTCGAATGGTGCAAGAGAACGGAATGCACAGATGAAGCCTGCTCTTCTCTCTATGAGGTGTCTGCCTCGCAGATTAGTTATTACACTGCGTTAGAGGGAGGTTTCTTTAACACTTTGGGACCGGGTGGCTATCAGGCAATCTTAGATGTTCTCCTAAAAGATCTTCCTGCAGGAACTGTCAAGTGTAGTGCACCGGTGAACAGCATCCAGTGGGATTTGGTTAAAAAAGGGAAGCATGGAGGGCAGAAGTATCCTGTTCGGATCATCTGTGAAAATGGAGAGAGCTATGAAGCAGACCATGTGATTGTCACAGTGTCTTTGGGGGTCCTCAAAGACAAAGCAACATCCATGTTTAAGCCATCCTTACCAAAATCCAAGCTGACTGCAATTGAGAATCTCGGCTTTGGGATAGTGGACAAAATCTTCCTGTATTTCGAGGAAAGGTTTTGGCCAGAAGACTGTGCTGGGGTTCAACTTGTGTGGGATGAGGGCCCTGAAGATAAAAACGTTTATCAGTCTCTGCTAGAAGGAGAATCCTGGAAGAAGACTTGGTTCAAGAAAATCACCGGGTTTGATACGGTGGCACGTCACCCAACAGCTCTGTGTGGCTGGATCACTGGTAGAGAAGCATTATACATGGAGACGCTTCAGGACAGTGAAGTTGGAGCTATCTGTGTGAG GTTGCTAAGATCTTTCACAGGCTGGTCAATACCAGAAGTCTCAAAGACACTAATCTCCAGATGGGGTTGTGATTCCCACGTCAGTGGCTCCTATACATTTATTCCTCATGGTGTTAATGGAGTGAAAGCACACAAGGCATTGGCGTCACCTCTTCCTCCTAAAGCTAAAAGCAGAGGGAGGAAG CATCTACAGGTGTTGTTTGCTGGTGAAGCTACACATGTGAACTTCTACACCACAACCCATGGAGCTTACCTCACAGGGGTCAGAGAAGGGCAAAGACTCATAAGCCATTACTCTGGTTGA
- the LOC127447910 gene encoding villin-1-like: MPQEIKTDVPKVLNKTTPGLQIWRVENMALVPCPSKTYGQFYEGDSYIILYTHKTSNHFSYDIHYWLGKCTSQDEQGAAAIYTTQMDEHLGGVAVQHRETQGQESAIFQGYFKQGIIYKKGGVATGMKQVETNTYNIRRLLHVKGNKHVVAGEVEMSWNSFNQGDVFLLDLGSLIIQWNGPKSNRMERLKGMNLAKDIRDRERGGRAQVTVVEGDDEKSSGEAMKLMKQALGEKRDAIKDVIPDQIVDEKMKTAIKLFHISDSDGNLVVQEVAVKPLTQDLLKTEDCYLLDQGGLKIFVWKGKKASKTERAESLKKAEAYIKAKGYPASTYVETVSEGAESSVFKQLFQRWTEKGQTVGLGTTHNPGKIAKVEQIKFDATSMHARPDLAAQQKMVDDGSGEAEVWRIEDNELVPVDRKWLGHFYGGDCYLILYKYEVNSKLQYILYMWQGRHASTAELTASAYQAVILDQKYNGEPVQVRVPMGKEPMHLMAIFKGKMVVYEEGSSRKGSNHTQPPVRLFHFHGTNEYNTRATEVPPSSSSLNSNDVFVLSTEKSCYLWYGKGCSGDEREMAKTLADIISKREKQVIAEGQEPADFWVNLGGKSQYASSKRLQDENSNVTPRLFECSNQTGRFIATEIANFNQDDLDEDDVMLLDIWDQVFLWIGKGANDKEKQEAVVTAQEYLKTHPAGRDLDTPILVVKQGFEPPTFTGWFHAWDPQKWSGGKSYDQLKSELGDATDLIKITVDMTQPITNQTNSKDSGGMMPRPVAQTFPPDKLVNITEDLPDGVDPTRKEDYLSNDDFALIMGISRLDFYAMPAWKQLNLKKEKGLF, from the exons ATGCCACAGGAAATCAAGACCGATGTTCCAAAAGTCCTCAATAAAACCACACCAGGACTTCAGATATGGAGAGTGGAG AACATGGCACTGGTGCCCTGTCCATCTAAAACATACGGACAGTTTTATGAGGGAGACAGCTACATAATACTCTAT ACTCACAAGACCAGCAACCACTTCTCTTATGACATCCATTATTGGTTGGGCAAATGCACCTCCCAGGATGAGCAGGGAGCAGCAGCAATATACACCACCCAGATGGATGAGCACCTGGGGGGCGTTGCCGTACAGCATCGAGAGACCCAGGGCCAAGAGAGTGCCATTTTCCAAGGATATTTCAAACAGGGCATCAT ATACAAAAAAGGTGGAGTTGCAACTGGGATGAAACAAGTGGAGACCAACACATACAACATTCGAAGGCTGTTGCATGTGAAGGGAAATAAGCATGTAGTTGCAGGAGAG GTGGAAATGAGCTGGAACAGCTTCAATCAAGGTGATGTGTTCTTGCTGGACCTTGGGAGCCTGATCATTCAGTGGAATGGACCCAAAAGTAACCGTATGGAGAGGTTAAAG GGGATGAATCTAGCTAAGGACATTCGTGATCGAGAGAGGGGTGGTCGAGCACAAGTAACTGTCGTGGAAGGAGATGATGAGAAATCATCTGGGGAAGCCATGAAACTGATGAAGCAAGCACTGGGAGAGAAAAGAGATGCCATCAAAGATGTCATCCCCGATCAAATTGTTGATGAGAAAATGAAGACTGCCATCAAACTATTTCA TATTTCAGATTCTGATGGAAACCTTGTAGTACAGGAGGTAGCAGTAAAACCCCTCACTCAAGACCTACTGAAAACTGAG GACTGTTATCTGCTGGATCAAGGTGGATTGAAGATCTTTGTTTGGAAGGGCAAAAAAGCATCAAAAACTGAGCGGGCAGAATCTCTGAAGAAAGCAGAG GCCTACATAAAGGCAAAAGGCTATCCTGCATCCACTTATGTAGAGACAGTGAGCGAAGGTGCAGAATCGTCAGTTTTCAAGCAGCTCTTCCAGCGGTGGACGGAGAAGGGACAGACAGTTGGACTGGGCACCACACACAATCCAGGGAAAATag CCAAGGTTGAGCAAATCAAGTTTGATGCCACCTCAATGCATGCTAGACCTGACTTGGCTGCACAGCAGAAAATGGTGGACGATGGATCAGGCGAAGCTGAG GTATGGAGGATAGAGGACAATGAACTTGTCCCTGTAGATAGGAAGTGGCTTGGGCACTTCTACGGTGGTGACTGTTACCTTATTCTCTACAAATATGAAGTCAACAGCAAGCTACAGTACATTCTGTACATGTGGCAA GGTCGCCATGCCAGCACAGCAGAGTTGACAGCCTCTGCATATCAGGCTGTGATTCTGGACCAGAAGTACAATGGAGAACCGGTGCAAGTTCGCGTTCCCATGGGAAAGGAGCCCATGCACCTGATGGCCATCTTCAAGGGTAAAATGGTTGTTTATGAG GAAGGGTCTTCCAGGAAAGGCTCCAACCACACTCAGCCACCAGTAAGACTGTTTCATTTCCACGGCACAAATGAGTATAACACACGTGCCACTGAAGTTCCTCCAAGCTCATCCTCTCTAAACTCCAATGATGTGTTTGTGCTCAGCACAGAGAAGAGCTGCTACCTGTGGTATGGCAAG GGCTGCAGTGGAGATGAGAGAGAGATGGCTAAAACGCTGGCTGACATCATCTCCAAGAGGGAGAAGCAAGTTATTGCAGAAGGTCAGGAACCTGCTGACTTCTGGGTAAACCTTGGTGGAAAGTCCCAGTATGCCAGCAGCAAAAG ACTTCAGGATGAGAACAGCAATGTCACGCCACGGTTGTTTGAGTGCTCCAACCAGACTGGTCGCTTTATAGCAACTGAGATTGCAAACTTCAATCAAGATGACTTGGATGAAGACGATGTCATGTTGCTGGACATCTGGGATCAG GTGTTCCTGTGGATCGGTAAAGGTGCCAACGATAAGGAGAAGCAAGAGGCAGTGGTTACAGCACAGGAATATCTGAAGACCCATCCTGCAGGACGTGACCTGGATACACCTATCTTGGTGGTTAAGCAAGGATTTGAGCCACCTACCTTTACAGGCTGGTTCCATGCCTGGGACCCACAAAAGTGGAGT gGTGGGAAATCCTATGACCAGCTCAAATCAGAGCTTGGAGATGCAACTGATCTTATCAAAATTACTGTG GATATGACCCAGCCTATAACAAACCAAACCAACTCAAAAGACTCTGGAGGCATGATGCCACGACCTGTCGCGCAAACCTTTCCTCCTGACAAGCTGGTGAACATAACAGAGGACCTACCTGATGGAGTCGATCCCACAAGAAAAGAG GATTATCTCTCAAATGATGACTTTGCACTGATTATGGGGATTTCTCGGTTGGATTTCTATGCCATGCCAGCCTGGAAGCAGCTGAACCTGAAGAAAGAAAAGGGCCTGTTTTAG